The following coding sequences are from one Vibrio syngnathi window:
- a CDS encoding flagellin, producing MAINVSTNVSAMTAQRYLNKSSNELATSMERLSSGHKINSAKDDAAGLQISNRLTAQSRGLDVAMRNANDGISIAQTAEGAMNESTNILQRMRDLAIQSSNGTNSPAERQALNEETMALQDELNRIAETTAFGGRRLLNGSFGEASFQIGSNSGEAMIMALTSIRADDFRMGGTTFDTENAKDKSWEVPLEAKDLKFEFKTKAGEEITLDISAKAGDDIEELATYINGQSDLINASVTDEGRLQVFVAEPDLDGEMRISGGLASELGFKIDAPEGQETTTTADGKVVPAPAVGRTTLVQDIDLNTVAGSQNAISVIDSAMQYVDSQRADLGAKQNRLSHSINNLANVQENVDASNSRIKDTDFAKETTQMTKAQILQQAGTSILAQAKQLPNSAISLLQ from the coding sequence ATGGCTATTAATGTAAGCACTAACGTATCTGCTATGACAGCACAACGATACTTGAATAAATCGTCTAATGAACTAGCGACCTCTATGGAGCGTTTGTCATCAGGCCACAAGATCAACAGTGCAAAAGATGATGCAGCTGGTCTACAAATATCAAACCGTTTAACAGCCCAGTCTCGTGGTCTTGATGTAGCGATGCGTAATGCTAATGATGGTATTTCGATTGCTCAAACTGCAGAAGGCGCGATGAACGAATCAACGAACATACTACAACGTATGCGTGATCTAGCGATTCAGTCATCAAACGGCACCAACTCTCCGGCAGAGCGTCAAGCATTAAACGAAGAGACTATGGCTCTTCAAGATGAGCTTAACCGTATCGCTGAGACAACGGCTTTCGGTGGCCGTCGCTTATTGAATGGCTCATTTGGTGAAGCTTCATTCCAGATTGGTTCAAACTCTGGTGAAGCGATGATCATGGCGCTGACGAGTATCCGAGCGGATGATTTCCGTATGGGTGGAACAACATTCGACACTGAAAACGCTAAAGATAAAAGCTGGGAAGTACCACTAGAAGCCAAAGATCTTAAGTTTGAATTCAAAACTAAAGCGGGTGAAGAGATTACTCTCGATATAAGCGCCAAAGCCGGCGACGATATCGAAGAACTAGCCACCTACATAAATGGTCAATCTGATTTGATTAATGCGTCGGTTACCGATGAAGGACGCCTGCAGGTATTTGTTGCTGAGCCAGATTTAGATGGTGAGATGAGAATCTCGGGTGGTTTAGCTTCCGAACTTGGTTTCAAAATTGATGCTCCTGAAGGCCAGGAAACCACAACTACGGCGGATGGCAAAGTTGTACCTGCTCCTGCTGTAGGTCGAACGACATTAGTTCAAGATATCGATTTGAATACTGTAGCAGGTTCACAAAACGCAATCAGTGTCATCGACTCTGCAATGCAGTACGTTGATTCACAGCGTGCTGATTTGGGTGCGAAACAAAACCGTCTAAGCCACAGTATTAATAACTTGGCAAACGTTCAAGAGAACGTAGACGCTTCAAACAGCCGAATCAAAGATACGGACTTTGCGAAAGAGACAACGCAAATGACCAAAGCTCAAATTCTGCAACAAGCTGGTACATCAATACTAGCTCAAGCAAAACAGTTGCCTAACTCTGCAATATCACTATTGCAATAG
- a CDS encoding flagellin, whose amino-acid sequence MAVNVNTNVSAMTAQRYLNSANSAQQTSMERLSSGSKINSAKDDAAGLQISNRLNVQSRGLDVAVRNANDGISIAQTAEGAMNETSNILQRMRDLSLQSTNGSNTKADRVAIQEEVTALNDELNRIAETTSFGGNKLLNGTHGTKSFQIGADNGEAVMLQLKDMRSDNDQMGGNSYQFTEAKGKDWGVAAGANDLTMSLKDSFGDQREINISAKAGDDIEELATYINGQQDLVKASIDEEGKLQIFAGNNKVDGEIAFSGALSDELGMTAGAKPEDPKTLEAKQVTVDSIDVTSVGGAQESVAVIDAALKYVDSHRSELGAFQNRFDHAINNLDNINENVNASKSRIKDTDFAKETTQMTKSQILSQASSSILAQAKQAPNSALSLLG is encoded by the coding sequence ATGGCAGTGAATGTAAATACCAACGTTTCAGCAATGACAGCACAACGTTACCTAAACAGTGCAAACAGCGCTCAACAAACATCAATGGAACGCCTATCTTCAGGCTCTAAAATCAACAGCGCAAAAGATGACGCTGCTGGCCTACAAATCTCGAACCGTTTGAACGTTCAGAGTCGTGGTCTTGATGTTGCTGTACGTAACGCGAACGATGGTATCTCTATCGCTCAAACGGCAGAAGGTGCGATGAATGAAACATCGAACATTCTGCAACGTATGCGTGACTTGTCTCTACAATCAACAAACGGTTCAAATACAAAAGCTGACCGTGTTGCAATCCAAGAAGAAGTAACGGCGCTTAACGATGAACTAAATCGTATCGCTGAAACTACATCTTTTGGTGGTAACAAGCTGCTTAACGGTACTCACGGTACTAAATCATTCCAAATTGGTGCGGATAATGGTGAGGCAGTAATGCTTCAACTGAAAGACATGCGTTCTGATAACGACCAAATGGGCGGTAACAGCTACCAATTTACAGAAGCTAAAGGTAAAGATTGGGGTGTGGCAGCTGGTGCGAATGACTTAACCATGTCATTAAAAGATAGCTTCGGTGACCAACGAGAAATCAACATCTCTGCTAAAGCAGGCGATGATATTGAAGAGCTAGCGACTTACATTAACGGTCAACAAGACCTAGTAAAAGCGTCAATTGATGAAGAAGGTAAACTGCAAATCTTCGCTGGTAACAACAAAGTTGATGGAGAAATTGCATTTTCTGGTGCTTTATCAGATGAACTAGGCATGACAGCAGGTGCGAAGCCTGAGGACCCAAAAACGCTAGAGGCTAAGCAAGTTACGGTTGATAGTATCGACGTAACGTCTGTTGGTGGTGCACAGGAATCTGTAGCTGTTATCGATGCGGCACTGAAATATGTAGATAGCCACCGTTCTGAGCTTGGTGCTTTCCAAAACCGTTTCGACCACGCAATTAACAACTTAGATAACATCAACGAAAACGTTAATGCATCTAAGAGCCGTATCAAAGATACCGATTTCGCGAAAGAGACGACTCAGATGACTAAATCTCAGATCCTTTCTCAAGCTTCAAGCTCGATTCTTGCTCAAGCGAAGCAAGCTCCGAACTCGGCACTTAGCCTACTAGGTTAA
- a CDS encoding flagellin produces MAINVSTNVSAMTAQRYLNSAAEGTQKSMERLSSGYKINSAKDDAAGLQISNRLTSQSRGLDMAVKNANDGISIAQTAEGAMNESTNILQRMRDLSLQSSNGSNTKSERVAIQEEVSALNKELNRIAETTSFGGNKLLNGTFGSQSFQIGADSGEAVMLTMNNMRTDTEAMGGKSYSVAEGKDTSWRVGEDSVLTMKYQDQFGDVQDLSITAKKGNDMEELATYLNGQSPDIQASVGEGGKLQLFASSQKVDGNVEFGGSLAEELGLGSGKDAEGKEIPGSSKAIVTDVTVNDIDVTSVAGSNNAVSIIDGALKAVDSNRASLGAFQNRFDHAISNLENINENVNASKSRIKDTDYAKETTAMTKSQILQQASTSILAQAKQSPSAALSLLG; encoded by the coding sequence ATGGCGATTAATGTAAGCACAAATGTGTCTGCAATGACGGCTCAGCGCTACCTAAATAGCGCGGCTGAAGGTACTCAAAAATCAATGGAGCGTTTGTCTTCTGGCTATAAAATTAATAGCGCAAAAGATGATGCTGCAGGCCTACAAATCTCTAACCGCTTAACGTCGCAAAGCCGTGGCCTAGATATGGCTGTAAAAAATGCGAATGATGGTATCTCTATTGCCCAGACAGCTGAAGGCGCAATGAATGAGTCAACCAATATCCTGCAACGAATGCGTGACCTTTCCCTTCAATCTTCAAACGGCTCAAACACGAAATCTGAACGTGTTGCAATCCAAGAAGAAGTCTCTGCTCTAAACAAAGAACTTAACCGTATTGCTGAAACGACCTCTTTTGGTGGTAACAAGCTTTTGAACGGAACTTTCGGTAGTCAATCTTTCCAAATTGGTGCAGATTCTGGTGAAGCAGTAATGCTGACGATGAATAATATGCGTACCGATACTGAAGCGATGGGCGGTAAGAGCTATAGCGTTGCTGAGGGGAAAGATACGTCTTGGCGCGTAGGTGAAGATTCTGTTCTAACGATGAAGTACCAAGATCAGTTTGGTGACGTTCAAGATCTGTCGATTACTGCGAAAAAAGGTAATGACATGGAAGAACTTGCCACTTACCTAAACGGTCAAAGCCCAGACATTCAAGCTTCGGTAGGTGAAGGCGGTAAATTGCAACTCTTCGCTTCAAGCCAAAAAGTTGATGGTAATGTAGAGTTTGGCGGCTCTCTTGCTGAAGAGCTAGGTCTTGGCTCTGGTAAAGATGCAGAAGGTAAAGAGATTCCTGGCAGCAGTAAGGCTATTGTAACGGATGTTACTGTTAACGACATTGATGTAACTTCTGTTGCAGGTTCAAACAATGCTGTCTCTATTATTGACGGGGCCTTAAAGGCAGTCGACAGTAACCGTGCTTCTCTTGGTGCATTCCAAAACCGTTTTGACCACGCAATCAGCAACTTAGAAAATATTAACGAAAATGTTAATGCGTCTAAGAGCCGAATCAAAGATACTGATTACGCAAAAGAAACAACGGCAATGACGAAGTCTCAAATCTTACAACAAGCGAGTACTTCTATTTTAGCTCAAGCAAAACAATCACCATCAGCAGCTCTAAGCTTATTGGGCTAA
- the flaG gene encoding flagellar protein FlaG: MEILSNAPNIQPYGSPNGIKFASDKGSSASSTLQLKEATSYDKVDKSKEMATEAAIQLAQHRQELNDAERVKMVEKVNEFISSLNKGVAFKVDEETGRDVVTIYETTTGDIIRQIPDEEMLEILRRLAAQTSNSGILEAKV; this comes from the coding sequence ATGGAAATATTATCTAACGCACCGAACATCCAGCCTTATGGCTCACCTAATGGCATTAAATTTGCAAGCGATAAAGGTAGTAGTGCGTCGAGTACTTTACAACTGAAAGAAGCAACATCTTATGACAAGGTAGATAAATCGAAAGAGATGGCTACCGAAGCGGCGATTCAATTAGCTCAACATAGACAAGAGCTAAATGATGCGGAGCGAGTCAAAATGGTGGAGAAGGTAAATGAATTTATATCTTCTCTCAACAAAGGTGTTGCTTTTAAGGTTGATGAAGAGACCGGGAGAGATGTGGTTACCATTTATGAGACCACAACGGGCGATATTATTCGCCAAATTCCCGATGAAGAAATGCTCGAAATTCTAAGGCGCCTAGCAGCCCAAACCTCGAATAGTGGAATATTGGAGGCTAAGGTTTAA